In one Streptomyces sp. NBC_01241 genomic region, the following are encoded:
- a CDS encoding DNA cytosine methyltransferase, with translation MVLDLFAGPGGWSHALTFLGVRDIGLEWDEWACKTRGAAGQLTIRTDVAMYPVGPFLGKTAGLIASPPCQAWSMAGKRLGLLDQPLVHQAVADLATGHDTRERLLTACQDERSLLAAEPMRYLHALQQHGQPEWIAMEEVPDVLPLWRQYAAILRSWGFSVWTGILNAADYGVPQTRRRAILLASRTRTAEPPLPTHAKVAEPESLFGPGRARWVSMAEALGWGATDRPVPTVCAGGGPGGGPEPFPSGSRKTLSDARDRGTWKPQSTLILQSRREGAGWTARHRTRENRPADEPAPTFTGEAHRWSWSLRSNNQSNATVRRSDEPAGTLFFGHRANECVWIAEAAPRTAGEEQPAPESIRITAQEAGRLQTFPADYPWAGNKGQVFGQIGNAVPPRLAAHLLAPYLGKTLRPDDFTLAA, from the coding sequence CGGCGGCTGGAGCCACGCCCTGACCTTCCTCGGCGTACGCGATATCGGCCTGGAATGGGACGAGTGGGCCTGCAAGACCCGTGGCGCGGCCGGACAGTTGACCATCCGCACCGACGTCGCGATGTACCCGGTGGGGCCCTTCCTCGGAAAGACGGCCGGACTCATCGCCAGCCCGCCCTGCCAGGCATGGTCGATGGCCGGCAAACGCCTCGGACTCCTCGACCAGCCCTTGGTTCACCAGGCCGTCGCGGACCTCGCCACCGGCCACGACACCCGCGAACGGCTCCTCACCGCCTGTCAGGACGAGCGCTCCCTGCTGGCTGCCGAACCCATGCGCTACCTCCACGCCCTCCAGCAGCACGGCCAACCCGAGTGGATCGCCATGGAGGAAGTGCCCGACGTTCTGCCTCTGTGGCGGCAGTATGCCGCGATCCTGCGCAGCTGGGGCTTCTCGGTCTGGACCGGAATCCTGAACGCGGCAGACTACGGAGTGCCGCAGACGAGACGGCGCGCGATTCTGCTCGCCTCCCGCACCCGCACGGCCGAGCCGCCGCTGCCCACACACGCCAAGGTCGCCGAGCCAGAGTCGTTGTTCGGGCCGGGCCGCGCCCGGTGGGTGTCCATGGCCGAAGCCCTCGGCTGGGGCGCCACCGACCGCCCGGTGCCGACCGTGTGCGCCGGCGGAGGCCCGGGAGGCGGCCCCGAGCCCTTCCCGTCGGGATCACGCAAGACCCTCAGCGACGCCCGCGACCGCGGAACCTGGAAGCCCCAGAGCACCCTCATCCTGCAGTCTCGCCGGGAAGGCGCGGGGTGGACGGCTCGGCACCGTACCCGGGAGAACCGGCCGGCCGACGAGCCTGCCCCCACGTTCACGGGCGAAGCACACCGCTGGTCATGGTCACTGCGCAGCAACAACCAGTCCAACGCGACCGTACGCCGGTCCGACGAGCCGGCCGGCACCCTGTTCTTCGGCCATCGCGCCAATGAATGCGTCTGGATCGCCGAAGCCGCCCCCCGCACCGCTGGCGAGGAGCAGCCAGCGCCGGAGTCCATCCGGATCACCGCCCAAGAAGCCGGCCGCCTGCAGACCTTTCCCGCCGACTACCCCTGGGCCGGGAACAAGGGCCAGGTCTTCGGCCAGATCGGTAACGCGGTGCCGCCCCGGCTCGCCGCCCATCTGCTGGCCCCGTACCTCGGCAAGACCCTCCGCCCCGACGACTTCACCCTGGCCGCGTAG